A region from the Pseudonocardia petroleophila genome encodes:
- a CDS encoding SigE family RNA polymerase sigma factor: MDQAAEAEFEAYFRARRDAVRRTAYLLCGDWHRADDHAQAAFVALHRHWRWIRDKDALDAWMRRTLVRSVVDESRRPWRRERFTDVVEAGSVASATDGVATRHVLVDGLRSVPPRQRAVLVLRYLEGLDVAGTAAALGCSEGTVKSQTSHGLAALRAVLGDTLDDLRPAG, from the coding sequence TTGGACCAGGCCGCCGAAGCGGAGTTCGAGGCCTACTTCCGCGCGCGCCGCGACGCCGTGCGCCGCACCGCGTACCTGCTCTGCGGCGACTGGCACCGCGCCGACGACCACGCGCAGGCCGCGTTCGTGGCGCTGCACCGGCACTGGCGCTGGATCCGCGACAAGGACGCGCTCGACGCGTGGATGCGCCGCACGCTCGTGCGCTCCGTCGTCGACGAGTCGCGCCGGCCGTGGCGGCGGGAGCGGTTCACCGACGTCGTGGAGGCGGGTTCCGTCGCGTCCGCCACCGACGGGGTGGCCACGCGGCACGTCCTCGTCGACGGGCTGCGCTCCGTCCCCCCGCGCCAGCGCGCCGTGCTGGTGCTGCGCTACCTCGAGGGGCTCGACGTCGCAGGCACCGCCGCGGCGCTGGGCTGCTCCGAGGGCACCGTGAAGAGCCAGACCTCGCACGGGCTCGCCGCGCTCCGCGCGGTGCTCGGCGACACGCTCGACGACCTGCGACCCGCCGGCTGA
- a CDS encoding TetR/AcrR family transcriptional regulator — protein MGAVGTPKGERRRAELVAAAAALLRSGGFDAVRHRAVAERAGLPLSSTTYYFDSLDDLITAAAERTSRDELAEGHAQLAALGPGEPDTAEAVELVIDQLLGPESRDGGLDAVLLRYERLVGAGRRPYLAPLMRSLRPELDALLADVFRRAGRPLAPEALRDLVFLVDGAVISALIESDPDPRAAAREILLRHL, from the coding sequence ATGGGCGCCGTGGGGACGCCGAAGGGTGAGCGGCGGCGCGCCGAGCTGGTGGCGGCGGCCGCGGCCCTGCTGCGCTCCGGGGGTTTCGACGCGGTCCGGCACCGGGCCGTGGCCGAGCGGGCCGGGCTGCCCCTGTCGTCCACGACCTACTACTTCGACTCCCTCGACGACCTCATCACCGCCGCCGCCGAGCGCACCAGCCGCGACGAGCTCGCCGAGGGCCACGCGCAGCTCGCCGCGCTGGGCCCGGGTGAGCCCGACACCGCGGAGGCCGTGGAGCTGGTGATCGACCAGCTCCTCGGCCCGGAGTCCCGCGACGGCGGGCTCGACGCGGTGCTGCTGCGCTACGAGCGGCTCGTCGGGGCCGGCCGCCGCCCGTACCTCGCGCCGCTGATGCGGTCGCTGCGTCCCGAGCTCGACGCCCTGCTCGCCGACGTGTTCCGCCGCGCCGGCCGCCCGCTCGCCCCGGAGGCGCTGCGCGACCTCGTGTTCCTCGTCGACGGGGCGGTGATCAGCGCGCTCATCGAGTCCGATCCCGACCCACGGGCGGCGGCCCGCGAGATCCTGCTCCGGCACCTCTGA